Below is a window of Halobaculum lipolyticum DNA.
GCCGTCGCTGCGACGGTCGCCACGCTCGGCGCCGCGGCCGTCTACGCCGTCCTCCCGCGGGTGACCGACGCGCCCGACCGCGCCTTCCTCGCCGTCTCGGCGGTCGTGTTGGTCGCCTCGTTCGTCCCGGTGGTCGGCGTCGCCCCGTCGCTGCCCGGTGCGACGACCGGCGGACTCGTCGTCCTCGGTGTCGCCCACGTCCTCGTCGCCGCGGGGATCGTCGGCGGGCTGACCGGGCGCGTCCTCGGCTGAACGCCGCTCGCCGGCGCGTACGGTCGCCTCACTCCAGAACGACACCCTCGAACCCGCCCGTCAACACGAGTTCCTCCTCGGCGTCGCCCCGGTAGCAGGCGATGTCGGCCGTCAGATCCGCGCGGTCGTCGCGGCGGGTCACCTCCTCGATCGTCACCTCGCAGACGACTCGCTGGCCGGTGTAGACGGGCCGGTGGAATTCGTACGTCATCTCGC
It encodes the following:
- a CDS encoding DUF6069 family protein — encoded protein: MVTRSTTDSASRTADAAAPRAAVVTAVTAEASPLRRRALVALALALLATVVSRVVAAVALSPAAAAFDPLGIAPLAVAATVATLGAAAVYAVLPRVTDAPDRAFLAVSAVVLVASFVPVVGVAPSLPGATTGGLVVLGVAHVLVAAGIVGGLTGRVLG